GTAGCCGGTGGTGGAGGCGTCGAGGTGCAGGTCCACGAGCAGCGCGCTGACGCGGCCGAGCATGTCGGCGCCGAGTCCGCGCGCGGGCAGTTCCACGAGATGGGGCAGCGCGGGCAGTTCCCCGACCACGATCGAGGCGGCCTCGCGCGGGTCCGTCCCCGGCCACGAACCGATCCCGGTCGCGACAGCGGTCCACACGTCGCGGCCGGTCGCCTGTGCCGTCACCGCTCCCCTGCCGCCGAGCGGGTGCCGGCGATGGTGCCGCTGCCGAGGACGATGTCGCCGGCCGGGTCGGGACGGTAGAGCACGGCGGCCTGCCCCGCCGCGACGCCGGTGAGCGGTTCGCGCAGGTTGATGTCGATGCCCGAGCCGACGGCCTCGGCCACGGCGGGCGCGGTGCCGCCGTGTGCCCGGACCTGGACGACGCATTCGACGGGGCCCTCGGGCGCCTCCCCCGAGGTCCACACCGCGCGCTCGGCCCGGATGAAGTCGACCTTCAGTTTCTCGGCGCTGCCGACCCGGACGGTGCCGGTCTCGGGTTCGATGGCGGTGACGTAGCGGGGCCGGCCGTCCGGTCCGGGGCCGGCGATCCCGAGTCCCTTGCGCTGGCCGATGGTGAAACCGTGCACGCCGTCGTGCCGGGCGAGCACCTCGCCGGAGGTGTCGTCGACGACGGCGCCGGGACGCACCCCGATGCGGGCGCCGAGGAAGGCCCGGGTGTCGCCGGAGGGAATGAAGCAGATGTCGTGACTGTCGGGCTTGTTCGCGACGGCCAGTCCGCGCTCGGCGGCCTCCTCGCGGATGCGGCTCTTCGGGGTGTCGCCGACGGGGAACATGGCCCGCGACAGCTGCTCGGCGGTGAGCACGGCCAGCACGTACGACTGGTCCTTGTCGGCGTCGACGGCGCGGCGCAGCACTCCGTCGTTCAGCTGGGCGTAGTGGCCGGTGGCAACGGCGTCGAAACCGAGGGCGACGGCGCGGTCGGCCAGCGCGGAGAACTTGATCTTCTCGTTGCAGCGCAGGCACGGATTGGGGGTTTCACCGGCCGCATAGGACGCGACGAAGTCGTCGATCACGTCCTCCTTGAAACGGTCTGCGAAATCCCAGACGTAGAACGGGATTCCGAGCACGTCGGCGGCGCGGCGGGCGTCGCCGGCGTCCTCCTTCGAGCAGCATCCCCGCGAACCGGTGCGAAGCGTGCCCGGGGCGGTGGACAGCGCCAGGTGCACGCCGACCACCTCGTGTCCGGCGTCGACGGCGCGGGCGGCGGCGACCGCCGAGTCCACTCCGCCGCTCATTGCCGCAAGAATCCTCATCTCCGGTCACCTCCTCGTCCGCCGGCGCTCGCCAGGCCGGCGGCGCGAGCCCTTTCCACCACGGAGGGCAGAGCTTCGATCACTGTCTCGATGTCGCGTTGTGTCGTGGTGTGTCCCAACGAGAAACGCAGAGATCCCCGCGCGGTCGCGGGATCGCAGCCCATCGCCACGAGCACATGGCTCGCCCGGGCGACACCCGCGGTGCAGGCGGATCCGGTGGAGCACTCGATGCCGGCCGCGTCGAGCAGCATCAGCAGCGAATCCCCTTCGCAGCCCGGGAAAGTGAAGTGTGCGTTGTTGGGCAGGCGTCCGTCGCCGCGGGGGCCGTTGAGGATCGCGTCCGGCAGAACGGTCTCGATCCCGTCGACGAGAAGGTCGCGCAGGCGCGCGAGTTCGGCGGTGCGCGCGGGCAGATCCGCGGTGACCGCCCTGACCGCCGCGGCCGTCGCCACGATCGACGCGGTGTCCTGTGTGCCCGACCGGACATCGCGTTCGTGTCCGCCGCCATGCAGCAGGGGGACGCACGGCACCTGACGCCCGAGCAGCAGTGCCCCGACCCCCTGGGGGCCACCGAACTTGTGGGCGGCGAGGGTCATCGCCGCCAGGCCGCTCGCACCGAAGTCGACCGGCAGATGCCCGACGGCCTGCACGGCGTCGCTGTGCACGGGGACGTCGAACTCGGCGGCGACGGCGGTGAGTTCGGTAACGGGCATGACGGTGCCCACCTCGTTGTTGGCCCACATGACCGTCACGAGAGCGATCTCGTCGGCGTGCTGCGACAGTTCCTCGCGCAGTGCCTCGGGGGCGACGCGCCCGAACCGGTCGACGGGCAGCCACGTCACGAGGGCGTCCTCGTGTTCGACGAGCCATTCGACCGCGTCGAGCACCGCGTGGTGCTCGGTCGCGCCGGCGACGATCCGGCGGCGGCGGGGGTCCTGGGCGCGACGGCCCCAGAAGATGCCCTTGACCGCGAGGTTGTCGCCCTCGGTTCCGCCGGACACGAAGATCACTTCGGAGGGGCGGGCACCGAGTGCGGCCGCGATCGACTCCCGCGACTCCTCGATACGGCGACGGGCCGCGCGTCCCGATCCGTGCAGGGACGACGCGTTGCCGACGGTGGTGAGCACCTCGGTCATCGCCTCGACGGCCACCGGAAGCATCGGCGTGGTCGCGGCGTGATCGAGGTAGACGGTCGTGGAGGTACCGGAAGATCCGGTGGCGGGCGAGGTCATGACCGATCCAGGATAGCGGGTCGGCGAAGAGGCCCGCCGCGCTCCGGGCCCGCAGGGCCCCGTCACCGTCCCTGTCCCCGTCCCCCCGGCACGCACACAGCACGCACACGGCCCCGCTCCCGGAAGGGAACGGGGCCGTGCAGGAGAAACCGGGACCGGTTGTCCGCACCCCGGGCGCGGGACGGACTCAGCCCTTGTGCTTCTTGATCTCCTCGGTCAGCTGCGGAGCGACGTTGAACAGGTCACCGACGACGCCGTAGTCCGCGATCTCGAAGATCGGGGCCTCTTCGTCCTTGTTGACGGCGACGATGGTCTTCGACGTCTGCATGCCGGCGCGGTGCTGGATGGCCCCGGAGATGCCGAGCGCGATGTACAGCTGCGGGGAGACCGTCTTACCGGTCTGGCCGACCTGGAACTGGCCCGGGTAGTAACCCGAGTCGACGGCGGCACGCGAGGCGCCGACGGCGGCACCGAGCGAGTCGGCGAGTTCCTCGACGACGGAGAACTTCTCGGCCGAGCCGACACCGCGGCCACCGGAGACGACGATCGACGCCTCGGTGAGCTCGGGACGGTCGCCGCCGACGATCGGATCGCGCGAGACGATCTTCACGGCGTTCTCCTCGGGGGCCGGGACCTCGACGGCCACACGCTCGGCGGCGGCAGCCTCGGGCTTGGCCTCGATGGCGCCCGGGCGGACCGAGATGACCGGGACCTCACCGTTGGCCTTGGCGTCGACGGTGAAGGCGCCACCGAAGATGGAGTGGACGGCCGAGCCGTCGGCCTTGACGTCGACGACGTCGACGAGCAGACCGGAGCCGATGCGGGCGGCGAGACGGCCCGACACCTCCTTGCCCTCGACGGACGCAGCGGTGATGACGGCGGCGGGGCTGGCCGACTCGACGAGCTGCGCGAGCACGTCGACCTTCGGGGTCACCAGGTAGTTGTCGATGATGTCCGACTCGGCGGCGTAGACCTTGACGGCGCCGGCCGCGGCGAGCGCGTCCTGCAGGGCGTCGGCGGTGCCGGGGGTGCCGGTGACGACGGCGGCGGGCTCACCGAGCGCGCGCGCGGCGGTGATGAGTTCGGTGCTGACCTTCTTGAGCGCGCCCTCGGCATGCTCGACGAGCACGAGTACTTCTGCCATTGCTGCTTCTTCTCCCTAGATGTGTCCGGTGTTGTCGCGGGGGCGCGATCAGATGATCTTCTGGCCGACCAGGTACTGAGCGATCTTGCTGCCGCCGTCGCCCTCGTCGGTGACGCGCTCGCCCGCGGTGCGCGGGGGCTTCGGGGTGACACCGGTGACGGTGGTGGCCGCGTTGGCGACGCCGAAGATCTCGGGATCGAGGCCGATCTCGGCGAGGGTCAGGGTCTGAACTTCCTTCTTCTTGGCGGCCATGATGCCCTTGAAGGAGGGGAAGCGCGGCTCGTTGATCTTCTCGGTGACCGAGACGATGGCGGGCAGCGGAGCCTCGATGCCGAAGATGCCCTCGTCGGTCTCGCGCTCGCCGGCGGCCTTGCCGTCGGCGACGGTGAGCTTGCGCAGGTGGGTCAGGTGCGGAAGGCCCAGGTACTCGGCGATGATCGCGGGCACGGCGCCCACGCGGCCGTCGGTGGCCTCGTTACCGGCGATGACCAGCTCGACGCCCTCGATCTGGCCGAGCGCGGCGGCGAGAGCGTAGGCGGTCTGGATGGCGTCGGAGCCGTGGAGGGCCGGGTCGTTGAGGTGGATGGCCTTGTCGGCACCCATGGACAGCGCCTTGCGGATGGCATCGGTGGCACGGTCGGGGCCGGCGGTCAGCACGGTGACCTCGCCGCCGTCGCGCTCCTTGATGAGCAGAGCCTCCTCGACGGCGCGCTCGTTGATCTCGTCGAGCACGGCGTCGGCGGCCTCACGGTCGAGGGTGTAGTCGCCGTCGCTGAGCTTGCGCTCGGACCACGTGTCGGGGACCTGCTTGATCAAAACGACGATGTTCGTCATGGGTCTGCGTCGACCTCCTGTGTGTAGCTGCCTTTGTTCGGTAAGGCGCTGCCTGAACCGAGCACTCGTGTCTTCGCACGGCGTGTGCGATAGATTATCAGCCGCTAAGTTACCAGTCAGTAACTTGACGGGATACCCGTGTCACCATAACCGCAAGGAAGGGCGACCAAACCTGTGATCTGGAACACCGGAGACCGCGCGAGCGAGCGGGGGTCTAATGTCTTGGCGGTGAGCGATACCCCCGCCCGCGCCGACGATGCGCACACCCTTCCCCTCACCGGCGAACGGACGGTCCCCGGCATCGCCGAGGAGAACTACTGGTTCCGTCGGCACGAGGTCGTCTACCGGCACTTCATCTCCCGCTGCGCAGGCCGGACCGTGCTCGAGGCCGGCGCCGGCGAAGGCTACGGCGCCGACATGATCGCCGACGTCGCGACCCGCGTGATCGGCCTCGACTACGACGAGAGCGCCGTCGCGCACATCCGCGCGCGCTATCCCCGCGTGGACATGCGGCACGGCAACCTCGCCGAACTCCCCCTCGAAGACGAATCCGTCGACACCGTCGTGAACTTCCAGGTGATCGAACATCTGTGGGACCAGTCACAGTTCCTCCGGGAGTGTCGCCGCGTTCTCACCCCCGGCGGCGAACTGCTCATCAGCACCCCCAACCGGATCACCTTCTCCCCCGGCCGCGACACCCCCCTCAACCCCTTCCACACCCGCGAACTGAACGCGGCGGAACTGACCGAACTGCTCGAAGATGCCGGATTCCGTGTCGAACTCATGACCGGCGTGCACCACGGCCCCACCCTCCGCGCGCTCGACGCCAAGCACGGCGGCTCCTTCATCGACGCCCAGATCGAACGCGCCCTCGCCGGGCAGCCGTGGCCCGAGGACCTCACCGCGGACGTCGCCGGGGTGACCGTCGACGACTTCACGATCGTCCCCGAGAACATCGACGCGAGCCTCGATCTCGTCGCCATCGCGGTGAAGGATCCGGCACCGGAGGACGGCGCACCGTGAGCACCGAGACCTCGCGCGTCCCTGGCATGTTCGCGCTCGTCCTGCACTCGCACCTGCCGTGGCTCGCCAACCACGGACGCTGGCCCGTCGGCGAGGAGTGGCTCTACCAGTCCTGGGCCGCAACCTATCTGCCCGTCACCGACGTGCTCCGCCGCCTGGCCGCCGAGGGCCGCGGCCGGATGCTCACACTCGGGATCACCCCGGTCCTCGCGGCACAGCTCGACGACCCGCACTGCCTCGCCGGGATGCACCACTGGCTCGGCAACTGGCAGTTGCGCGCACACGAGGCCGCGGCCATGTCCGAGCCGTCCTACCGGGCGCTCGGGGCCCGCGAGCACCGCGCCGCCTCCGAGGCGCTCGAGACCTTCGAAACACGATGGCGCCACGGCGGTTCCCCGGTCCTGCGCGAACTGATCGACGCCGACGCCATCGAACTGCTCGGCGGCCCGCTCGCCCATCCCTTCCAGCCGTTGCTCGACCCGCGGCTGCGCGCCTTCTCCCTCTCCGAGGGTCTCGCCGACGCCCACGCCCGCTGGGGCCACCGGCCGCGCGGCATCTGGGCGCCCGAGTGCGGTTACACCCCCGGGCTCGAGATCGGTTACGCCGCAGCGGGAGTCGAGCACTTCATGGTGGACGGCCCCGCCCTGCACGGCGACACCGCACTGGGCCGCACGGTCCGCGACTCCGACGTCGTGTGCTTCGGCCGCGACCTTCAGGTGTCCTACCGGGTGTGGTCGCCGAAGTCCGGCTATCCCGGGCACTCCGCCTACCGCGACTTCCACACCTACTGTCACGACACCGGGCTCAAGCCGGCACGGGTCACGGGCCGGACGGTGCCCTCCCACGAGAAGGCACCCTACGACCCCGAACTCGCCTCGCAGGCCGTCGACCGGCACGTCGCCGACTTCGTCGAGACCGTCCGCAAGCGGTTGTCGAGCGAGTCCGAACGCATCGGCCGGGACGCGCTCGTCGTGGCCGCCTTCGACACCGAACTGTTCGGGCACTGGTGGTACGAGGGGCCGCTCTTCCTCGAGCGAGTGCTGCGCGCGTTGCCCGAGGCGGGCATCGAGGTCGGCACCCTCGCCGACGCCCGCGCACGCGGATACGTCGGTGGTGACCCCGTCGATCTCGAGGACTCGTCCTGGGGATCGGGCAAGGACTGGCGGGTGTGGGCCGGCGACCAGGTCGCCGATCTGGTGTGCCTGAACGAGGAGGTCGTCCGCACCACCCTCGACGTGCTCGACAAGGCGGTCGCGCGGGACGGCGGCGCGGTACGGCTGCGCAACCGCGTGTACGACCAGATGCTGCGCGAGGCGCTGCTCACCGTCTCGAGCGACTGGGCGTTCATGGTCAGCAAGGACACCGCGGCCGCCTACGCGCGCGACCGCGCCCACAAGCACGCGCACGCCCTGCGCGAGATCGCCGACGCCGTCGCCTCCGGCCGCGACGCCACGGCGATCCGGTTGGCGGACGCCTGGAACCGCGCCGACAACCTCTTCCCCGGACTCGACGCACGACGCCTGCCCCGACCCGACGGAGGCCTGTGATGAAAGTTCTTCTCGTCTCGTGGGAGTACCCACCCGTCGTGGTCGGCGGGCTGGGCAGGCACGTCCACCACCTGGCCACCGAACTCGCCGCGGCCGGTCACGAGGTGGTGGTGCTCTCGCGGCGCCCCACCGGCACCGACCCGACCACCCATCCCACCGTCAGCCACGTCTCGGAGGGCGTGCTGGTCGTGGCGGTCGCGGAGGACCCGCCCCACTTCGAGTTCGGCGAGGACATGATCCCGTGGACCCTGGCCATGGGCCACGCGATGGTCCGGGCCGGGGTCGGCCTGAGCCGCGGCGGGATCGGTGAGGGCTGGACCCCCGACGTGGTCCACGCGCACGACTGGCTCGTCGCGCACCCCGCCATCGCGCTCGCCGAGTTCTACGACGTGCCGCTCGTGTCGACCCTGCACGCGACCGAGGCCGGCCGGCACAGCGGCTGGCTCTCCGGCCGCATCAACCGGCAGGTGCACTCCGTCGAGTGGTGGCTCGCCAACGAGTCGGACCGGCTCATCACCTGCTCGGCGTCGATGCACGACGAGGTCACCGAGTTGTACGGCCCGGACCTGCCGGAGATCTCGGTCATCCGCAACGGCATCGACATCACCACCTGGTCGTACCGCGAGCGGGAACCGCGGCTCGGGCCCGCCCGGCTGCTGTACGTCGGCCGCCTCGAATACGAGAAGGGCGTGCAGGACGCGATCGCCGCGCTGCCGCGCATCCGCCGCTCGCATCCGGGCACGACGCTCGCCGTCGCCGGGGAGGGCACCCAGTTCGAGTGGCTGCGGGAGCAGGCCCGGATCCACCGCGTCGCCCGCTCGGTGACCTTCCTCGGCAATCTCGACCACACCGAACTGCTCGGCTGGCTGCACGGCGCCGACGCGATCGTGCTGCCCAGCCGCTACGAGCCCTTCGGCATCATCGCGCTCGAGGCCGCCGCCGCAGGTACGCCGCTGATCGCTTCCACCGCCGGTGGCCTGGGCGAGGCCGTGGTCGACGGCGTGACCGGACTGTCCTTCCACCCCGGCGACGTGGCCGGTCTCGTCTCGGCGGTACGGGAGACCCTCGACGATCCCGAGGCCGCACAGGAACGTGCACGGGCAGCCCGGGCACGTCTGACCGACGACTTCGACTGGCGGCGCGTCGCGGAGGAGACCGCCCAGGTCTACTCGTCGGCCAAGCGCCGGGTACGACATCCCCTGGGGCGGCCGAACATCCCACAGCGTCCGCTCCCGGATCGGGGCTGAGCGAAGGAGATCCCGTGACATCGGATACCGCACGTCGCGTCGTCGTCGAGCGACTGGACGCCCCCGCGGGTGAGCCGAGCGCCGACGTCCTCGCGGTCACCGATCTGGTCAACGCCGTCTACGCGGTCGCCGAGAACGGCATGTGGCGCCCCGGCGCCACCCGCACCGACGCCGACGAGATCACCCGGTCCGCCCACGAGGGCAGCATCCGCATCGCGCGCCTGCGCGGACGGATCGTCGGATGCATCCGGGTCAGAGGGATCGACGAGTCGGTCGCCGAGTTCGGGATGCTCGCCACCGATCCGGACGTGCGCGGCACCGGGATCGGTGTGCGTCTGGTGTCCGCGGTCGAAGAGGAGTGTGCTGCGCGGGGATTCACCACGATGCAGCTCGAGGTGATCCGGCCGGCCGGATGGGTCCACGAGTCGAAGGCGTTTCTCGATTCGTGGTACACCCGCCTCGGCTACACCGCCGCGGGAATCTCGTCGATCGACGAGGCGCACCCGGAACTCGAAGCGGCCCTCACGGTTCCGTGCGAGGTGGCCACCTACCGCAAGCCGCTCGGCTGATCCGCCTGCGCCGGAAGACCGTTCGCCGGAGCGAGGGGAGGCTGCCGGTCGAACCACGGCCGGGCCTGTTCGAGTTCGGCCGCGAGCGCGAGCAGCGTCGGCTCGCCACCGAGCGGCGCGACGAACTGCACCCCGAGCGGCAGTCCCGCACCCGTCCAGTACAGGGGCACCGAAATCGCCGGTCGCCCCGTGATGTTCGCCAGCTGCGTGTACGGGGTACGGCCGAGATTCTCGTCCACCAACCGGTCGATGAAGCCGGCGCGACCGGCGATCCACGCCGTCCGTGTGGCGAGGAGGACCTTGCCGACGGCGCGCATCCAGCGCGGCGTCGCCAGTTCGCCGATGCGCACGGGCGGGCCGGCGATCGTCGGGGTCAGCAGCAGGTCGTAGCGCTCGTGGAACTCGGTGAGCTGCCGCGAGTAGTCGGCCCAGCGCGCATGGGCCTCGATGTAGTCGGGGGCCGACAGCGACCGGCCGAGTTCGGCGATGATGCGCGTGTCGAATTCGAATGCGTCCGGCCCGGCCCCGGTGAGTCGGCGTGTCTCGTCGATCTCCGCGGCGGCGGTGGCGAACCACATGGCGAGGAAATCCTCCGCGAGCCGTCGTTCGTCGACACCCGTGGACGCGGGTTCGACGTGGTGCCCCAGTTCCTCGAGGAGCGCCGCGGCGTCCTCGACGGCGGCGATCGCCTCGGGATCCACGGGCGTGCCGATCGGTGAGGCCGCGGCGAAACCGATCCGCAGCCGAGCGGGGGCGGTGCGGGCGCTGTCGGTGTAGGACCGTTCCGGTCGCGCGACCGGATAGGGACCGGCGGCGTGCGGGCCGGCCATGACGTCGAGGAGGGCCGCGGCGTCGCGCACGGTACGGGTGATCACCCCGTTGGTGGCGGCGCCGTGCAGCGGTTCGCCGCCGCGAGGCCCGGTCGGGACGAGACCGCGGCCCGGTTTGAGACCGAGGAGACCGCAGCAGGCGGCGGGGATGCGGATGGAGCCACCGCCGTCGCTCGCACCCGCGG
This region of Rhodococcus sp. Z13 genomic DNA includes:
- the mnmA gene encoding tRNA 2-thiouridine(34) synthase MnmA translates to MRILAAMSGGVDSAVAAARAVDAGHEVVGVHLALSTAPGTLRTGSRGCCSKEDAGDARRAADVLGIPFYVWDFADRFKEDVIDDFVASYAAGETPNPCLRCNEKIKFSALADRAVALGFDAVATGHYAQLNDGVLRRAVDADKDQSYVLAVLTAEQLSRAMFPVGDTPKSRIREEAAERGLAVANKPDSHDICFIPSGDTRAFLGARIGVRPGAVVDDTSGEVLARHDGVHGFTIGQRKGLGIAGPGPDGRPRYVTAIEPETGTVRVGSAEKLKVDFIRAERAVWTSGEAPEGPVECVVQVRAHGGTAPAVAEAVGSGIDINLREPLTGVAAGQAAVLYRPDPAGDIVLGSGTIAGTRSAAGER
- a CDS encoding cysteine desulfurase family protein, yielding MTSPATGSSGTSTTVYLDHAATTPMLPVAVEAMTEVLTTVGNASSLHGSGRAARRRIEESRESIAAALGARPSEVIFVSGGTEGDNLAVKGIFWGRRAQDPRRRRIVAGATEHHAVLDAVEWLVEHEDALVTWLPVDRFGRVAPEALREELSQHADEIALVTVMWANNEVGTVMPVTELTAVAAEFDVPVHSDAVQAVGHLPVDFGASGLAAMTLAAHKFGGPQGVGALLLGRQVPCVPLLHGGGHERDVRSGTQDTASIVATAAAVRAVTADLPARTAELARLRDLLVDGIETVLPDAILNGPRGDGRLPNNAHFTFPGCEGDSLLMLLDAAGIECSTGSACTAGVARASHVLVAMGCDPATARGSLRFSLGHTTTQRDIETVIEALPSVVERARAAGLASAGGRGGDRR
- a CDS encoding electron transfer flavoprotein subunit alpha/FixB family protein, with the protein product MAEVLVLVEHAEGALKKVSTELITAARALGEPAAVVTGTPGTADALQDALAAAGAVKVYAAESDIIDNYLVTPKVDVLAQLVESASPAAVITAASVEGKEVSGRLAARIGSGLLVDVVDVKADGSAVHSIFGGAFTVDAKANGEVPVISVRPGAIEAKPEAAAAERVAVEVPAPEENAVKIVSRDPIVGGDRPELTEASIVVSGGRGVGSAEKFSVVEELADSLGAAVGASRAAVDSGYYPGQFQVGQTGKTVSPQLYIALGISGAIQHRAGMQTSKTIVAVNKDEEAPIFEIADYGVVGDLFNVAPQLTEEIKKHKG
- a CDS encoding electron transfer flavoprotein subunit beta/FixA family protein, encoding MTNIVVLIKQVPDTWSERKLSDGDYTLDREAADAVLDEINERAVEEALLIKERDGGEVTVLTAGPDRATDAIRKALSMGADKAIHLNDPALHGSDAIQTAYALAAALGQIEGVELVIAGNEATDGRVGAVPAIIAEYLGLPHLTHLRKLTVADGKAAGERETDEGIFGIEAPLPAIVSVTEKINEPRFPSFKGIMAAKKKEVQTLTLAEIGLDPEIFGVANAATTVTGVTPKPPRTAGERVTDEGDGGSKIAQYLVGQKII
- a CDS encoding class I SAM-dependent methyltransferase, whose amino-acid sequence is MAVSDTPARADDAHTLPLTGERTVPGIAEENYWFRRHEVVYRHFISRCAGRTVLEAGAGEGYGADMIADVATRVIGLDYDESAVAHIRARYPRVDMRHGNLAELPLEDESVDTVVNFQVIEHLWDQSQFLRECRRVLTPGGELLISTPNRITFSPGRDTPLNPFHTRELNAAELTELLEDAGFRVELMTGVHHGPTLRALDAKHGGSFIDAQIERALAGQPWPEDLTADVAGVTVDDFTIVPENIDASLDLVAIAVKDPAPEDGAP
- a CDS encoding glycoside hydrolase family 57 protein, producing the protein MFALVLHSHLPWLANHGRWPVGEEWLYQSWAATYLPVTDVLRRLAAEGRGRMLTLGITPVLAAQLDDPHCLAGMHHWLGNWQLRAHEAAAMSEPSYRALGAREHRAASEALETFETRWRHGGSPVLRELIDADAIELLGGPLAHPFQPLLDPRLRAFSLSEGLADAHARWGHRPRGIWAPECGYTPGLEIGYAAAGVEHFMVDGPALHGDTALGRTVRDSDVVCFGRDLQVSYRVWSPKSGYPGHSAYRDFHTYCHDTGLKPARVTGRTVPSHEKAPYDPELASQAVDRHVADFVETVRKRLSSESERIGRDALVVAAFDTELFGHWWYEGPLFLERVLRALPEAGIEVGTLADARARGYVGGDPVDLEDSSWGSGKDWRVWAGDQVADLVCLNEEVVRTTLDVLDKAVARDGGAVRLRNRVYDQMLREALLTVSSDWAFMVSKDTAAAYARDRAHKHAHALREIADAVASGRDATAIRLADAWNRADNLFPGLDARRLPRPDGGL
- a CDS encoding glycosyltransferase family 4 protein, with product MKVLLVSWEYPPVVVGGLGRHVHHLATELAAAGHEVVVLSRRPTGTDPTTHPTVSHVSEGVLVVAVAEDPPHFEFGEDMIPWTLAMGHAMVRAGVGLSRGGIGEGWTPDVVHAHDWLVAHPAIALAEFYDVPLVSTLHATEAGRHSGWLSGRINRQVHSVEWWLANESDRLITCSASMHDEVTELYGPDLPEISVIRNGIDITTWSYREREPRLGPARLLYVGRLEYEKGVQDAIAALPRIRRSHPGTTLAVAGEGTQFEWLREQARIHRVARSVTFLGNLDHTELLGWLHGADAIVLPSRYEPFGIIALEAAAAGTPLIASTAGGLGEAVVDGVTGLSFHPGDVAGLVSAVRETLDDPEAAQERARAARARLTDDFDWRRVAEETAQVYSSAKRRVRHPLGRPNIPQRPLPDRG
- a CDS encoding GNAT family N-acetyltransferase, whose translation is MTSDTARRVVVERLDAPAGEPSADVLAVTDLVNAVYAVAENGMWRPGATRTDADEITRSAHEGSIRIARLRGRIVGCIRVRGIDESVAEFGMLATDPDVRGTGIGVRLVSAVEEECAARGFTTMQLEVIRPAGWVHESKAFLDSWYTRLGYTAAGISSIDEAHPELEAALTVPCEVATYRKPLG
- a CDS encoding amidase translates to MDYSEYRRHDAVGLAELVVTGQVSADDLLDTAIARLEQVEPTLNSVVRRLDDRARARVREGVDGPFAGVPFLIKDLGQDIAGIPTSSGSRALAQWPAEENSVIVDRWLDAGLVVFGKTNTPEFGAKGITEPEAFGPTRNPWDPTRTPGGSSGGSAAAVAAGVVPAAGASDGGGSIRIPAACCGLLGLKPGRGLVPTGPRGGEPLHGAATNGVITRTVRDAAALLDVMAGPHAAGPYPVARPERSYTDSARTAPARLRIGFAAASPIGTPVDPEAIAAVEDAAALLEELGHHVEPASTGVDERRLAEDFLAMWFATAAAEIDETRRLTGAGPDAFEFDTRIIAELGRSLSAPDYIEAHARWADYSRQLTEFHERYDLLLTPTIAGPPVRIGELATPRWMRAVGKVLLATRTAWIAGRAGFIDRLVDENLGRTPYTQLANITGRPAISVPLYWTGAGLPLGVQFVAPLGGEPTLLALAAELEQARPWFDRQPPLAPANGLPAQADQPSGLR